Proteins from a genomic interval of Gordonia sp. SL306:
- a CDS encoding Bax inhibitor-1/YccA family membrane protein produces the protein MRESSNPVMRGVVRDNQTGYAGFGAGAAAAGQGAMWNQQGQQTDPYTRPAAPVTRQLTIDDVVTKTAITLGVLTISAIATYFLVDQNVGLASPLMLVGALGGLALVLVASFGRKQDNPAIVLGYAVFEGLFVGSISFVFANMVVANDTSAGALIGQAVLGTFGVFFGMLLVYKVGAIRVTPRFTRMLFAGMIGVIVLMLGNLVIGLFNGGEGFGLRNGGPLAIIFSLVCIALAAFSFLLDFDAADRLIRAGAPERAAWGVALGLTVTLVWLYVEILRLLSYFNSD, from the coding sequence GTGCGAGAGAGCAGCAATCCGGTTATGCGCGGCGTCGTCCGCGATAACCAGACCGGCTACGCCGGTTTCGGCGCCGGAGCGGCCGCCGCCGGTCAGGGTGCCATGTGGAATCAACAGGGGCAGCAGACCGATCCATACACGCGTCCGGCCGCGCCGGTCACCCGCCAGCTGACGATCGACGATGTGGTCACCAAGACCGCGATCACCCTCGGCGTGCTGACCATCTCGGCCATCGCGACCTACTTCCTGGTCGACCAGAACGTCGGACTCGCCTCCCCGCTGATGCTCGTGGGTGCGCTCGGTGGCCTCGCACTGGTGCTGGTCGCCTCGTTCGGCCGCAAGCAGGACAACCCGGCGATCGTGCTCGGGTACGCGGTCTTCGAAGGACTGTTCGTCGGCTCCATCTCGTTCGTCTTCGCGAACATGGTGGTCGCCAACGACACCTCCGCCGGGGCGCTGATCGGGCAGGCCGTGCTCGGCACGTTCGGAGTGTTCTTCGGCATGCTGCTGGTCTACAAGGTCGGCGCGATCCGCGTCACGCCCCGGTTCACCCGCATGCTGTTCGCCGGCATGATCGGCGTCATCGTCTTGATGCTGGGCAACCTCGTGATCGGGCTGTTCAACGGCGGAGAGGGCTTCGGCCTCCGCAACGGCGGACCGCTGGCGATCATCTTCTCGCTGGTCTGCATCGCGCTCGCCGCATTCAGCTTCCTGCTCGACTTCGACGCCGCCGACCGGCTCATCCGGGCGGGTGCACCGGAGCGCGCCGCCTGGGGTGTCGCGCTGGGCCTCACCGTCACGCTGGTCTGGCTCTACGTCGAGATCCTGCGCCTGCTCAGCTACTTCAACTCGGACTAG
- a CDS encoding phosphotransferase family protein, whose protein sequence is MPDTDSADPNEVARPTSSRRDPDWLRARLEDWLNTVVDSPVTVTRLEIPSANGMSSETIVLDARWDETEHQLVVRVAPLAESDPVFPTYDLDRQFRIIGHVASSTYVALPKLYWSEPDPRPLGAPFFIMGRVDGQVPPDVMPYTFGSWMSEATPEQRATLTEKTIETLAMIHSAPVPHELLDRPGPGETPLRAHIRRLREFYAWASDGRAGSGLIERGFAWVDENVPDETDPVLSWGDARIGNIIYQDFAPAAVLDWEMATYGPRELDVAWMIFLHRFFQDLAEMAGLPGLPDFLRRDEVAEAYSRKSGHQPHDLDFYITYAALIHAVVMYRIQSRAIHFGQAEEPADPDDMILHRATLEAMLEGTYWEKVG, encoded by the coding sequence ATGCCGGATACCGATTCAGCAGACCCCAACGAGGTCGCACGCCCGACGTCGTCGCGTCGCGACCCCGACTGGCTCCGCGCCCGTCTCGAAGACTGGTTGAACACCGTCGTCGACTCGCCGGTGACCGTCACCCGGTTGGAGATCCCGTCGGCGAACGGGATGTCCAGCGAGACGATCGTCCTCGACGCCCGGTGGGACGAGACCGAACACCAGCTCGTGGTCCGTGTCGCCCCGCTCGCCGAGAGCGATCCGGTCTTCCCCACCTACGACCTCGACCGCCAGTTCCGGATCATCGGCCATGTGGCGTCGAGCACGTATGTGGCCCTTCCGAAGCTCTATTGGTCCGAACCAGATCCCCGCCCGCTCGGCGCCCCGTTCTTCATCATGGGCCGCGTCGACGGACAGGTGCCGCCGGATGTGATGCCCTACACCTTCGGCTCATGGATGAGCGAGGCGACGCCCGAGCAGCGGGCGACGTTGACCGAGAAGACGATAGAGACCCTGGCGATGATCCACTCCGCGCCCGTGCCGCATGAGTTGCTGGATCGGCCCGGGCCGGGAGAGACTCCGCTACGCGCCCACATCCGACGGTTGCGCGAGTTCTACGCGTGGGCATCGGACGGCCGGGCCGGATCAGGGTTGATCGAGCGCGGGTTCGCCTGGGTCGACGAGAACGTCCCGGACGAGACCGATCCGGTGCTGTCGTGGGGCGACGCCCGGATTGGCAACATCATCTATCAGGACTTCGCTCCGGCCGCGGTACTCGACTGGGAGATGGCGACGTACGGACCGCGTGAGCTGGACGTGGCGTGGATGATCTTCCTGCACCGGTTCTTCCAGGATCTGGCCGAGATGGCAGGCCTGCCCGGACTGCCCGATTTCCTGCGTCGTGACGAGGTCGCCGAGGCCTACAGCCGCAAGAGCGGACATCAGCCGCACGATCTCGATTTCTACATCACCTATGCAGCCCTCATCCATGCCGTGGTCATGTACCGGATCCAGTCACGTGCCATCCACTTCGGCCAGGCCGAAGAGCCCGCCGATCCCGACGACATGATCCTGCACCGCGCGACCCTCGAAGCCATGCTCGAGGGCACCTACTGGGAGAAGGTCGGATAG
- a CDS encoding TetR/AcrR family transcriptional regulator, protein MRSTTKRTRSPRGSGELLAEEIIASATALLLEEGDDAAVSIRAVAGRVGVTPPSIYLHFADKDALLDAVCARYFEQLDGVLGEVSEGIVDPLERALQQGLAYVRFAVETPVLYRLAFRQAPPGGAGASMVDEVLAASAFARMSATVTELADEGFFPVSDVTEVVLEFWSAAHGVASLMLAKPGLPWGDDLVLAESLMRSVCLGRASMGVLGAASEPCDVRAWLGRQRFGNADNEAVARHESQEKVKSELDSSRTR, encoded by the coding sequence GTGCGCAGCACGACGAAACGAACCCGGTCACCCCGCGGGTCCGGTGAGCTCCTCGCCGAGGAGATCATCGCCTCGGCCACCGCGCTCCTTCTCGAAGAGGGGGATGACGCGGCGGTGTCGATCCGTGCGGTCGCCGGCCGGGTCGGGGTGACCCCGCCGTCGATCTATCTGCACTTCGCCGACAAGGACGCCTTGCTCGACGCCGTGTGCGCGCGTTATTTCGAGCAGCTCGACGGCGTGCTCGGCGAGGTGTCCGAGGGCATCGTCGATCCGCTCGAGCGGGCACTGCAGCAGGGTCTGGCCTACGTGCGATTCGCCGTGGAGACGCCCGTCCTGTACCGGTTGGCGTTTCGGCAGGCGCCGCCCGGCGGGGCCGGGGCCTCGATGGTGGACGAGGTGTTGGCGGCCTCCGCGTTCGCCCGGATGTCGGCGACCGTGACCGAGCTGGCCGACGAGGGGTTCTTCCCGGTGTCCGACGTCACCGAGGTGGTACTCGAGTTCTGGTCGGCAGCACACGGGGTGGCGTCCCTGATGCTCGCCAAGCCGGGTCTGCCATGGGGCGATGACCTGGTTCTCGCCGAATCCCTGATGCGTTCGGTCTGCCTCGGACGTGCTTCGATGGGCGTCCTCGGGGCGGCGAGCGAGCCGTGCGACGTGCGTGCATGGTTGGGCAGGCAACGTTTCGGCAATGCTGACAATGAGGCTGTCGCACGACATGAAAGTCAAGAGAAGGTAAAGTCGGAACTCGATAGCAGTCGTACCCGTTGA
- a CDS encoding oxygenase MpaB family protein: MDAASITGARNWDAVRQRHPEMVDRLEVGLSRSDALADAVIAQMHERDVSWMRLLASVEAGVDDPATLPTLADLMRSASEPPPWFDRALAEAGARAWWRFGTLQSSTLYQSLIYGYKAQGFVRPLAATGRLGDGTLERVQNTARWVAEATAPGAMRPGAPGWVATIRIRLLHALIRDHLLADRGGTGEVWDADSWGVPINQTYSALTIGGGFLVLPLIVARDLGIHYSSAEREAITHLWRWIGWVIGVDDRWLPTDFAGARELFAVAAEFELEPDAVSKTLTRALLRDGYDLQNAIPLPGPVVSMMGLVIKPVLSTSFSSISTRWMEQPAAGAMGLRRTPLHHLVDVARPAVRLREVLRATGLLGSEAAVVRRELRTVRRGLGLPALDAEPLTEVG; this comes from the coding sequence ATGGATGCCGCGTCGATCACCGGGGCGCGCAATTGGGATGCGGTCCGGCAGCGTCACCCCGAGATGGTGGATCGCCTCGAGGTCGGTCTGTCGCGGTCCGATGCGCTCGCTGATGCCGTGATCGCGCAGATGCACGAACGCGATGTCTCGTGGATGCGATTGCTCGCATCCGTGGAGGCCGGCGTCGACGATCCGGCGACGTTGCCGACCCTCGCGGATCTGATGCGGTCGGCGAGCGAGCCTCCGCCGTGGTTCGACCGGGCGCTGGCCGAGGCCGGTGCGCGCGCGTGGTGGCGGTTCGGCACGCTGCAGTCGTCGACGCTGTATCAGTCGCTGATCTATGGGTACAAGGCGCAGGGATTCGTCCGGCCGCTGGCCGCCACGGGCCGGCTCGGCGACGGGACGCTCGAGCGGGTTCAGAACACGGCGCGCTGGGTGGCCGAGGCGACCGCGCCGGGGGCCATGCGTCCGGGCGCCCCCGGGTGGGTGGCGACCATCCGAATCCGCTTGCTGCACGCGTTGATCCGTGACCATCTGCTGGCCGACCGAGGTGGCACGGGGGAAGTCTGGGACGCCGACTCGTGGGGCGTGCCGATCAACCAGACCTATTCGGCGCTGACCATCGGTGGGGGCTTTCTCGTGCTGCCCCTGATCGTCGCGCGCGACCTTGGGATCCACTACAGCAGCGCCGAACGTGAGGCGATCACCCATCTCTGGCGATGGATCGGCTGGGTGATCGGCGTCGACGACCGTTGGCTGCCGACCGACTTCGCCGGAGCCCGTGAACTGTTCGCCGTCGCGGCGGAGTTCGAGCTGGAACCCGATGCGGTCTCGAAGACCTTGACCCGTGCTCTGCTGCGGGACGGCTACGATCTGCAGAACGCGATCCCGCTACCAGGACCGGTGGTGTCGATGATGGGACTCGTGATCAAACCGGTTCTCTCCACGTCGTTCTCATCGATCAGTACCCGCTGGATGGAACAACCCGCGGCGGGCGCCATGGGGTTGCGCAGGACACCGCTCCATCACCTGGTGGACGTGGCCCGCCCGGCCGTTCGCCTGCGTGAGGTCTTGCGTGCGACAGGTCTATTGGGTTCCGAGGCCGCCGTCGTCCGCCGGGAACTGCGGACGGTACGCCGAGGTCTCGGGTTGCCCGCACTGGACGCCGAGCCGTTGACCGAAGTCGGTTAA
- a CDS encoding phospholipase C, with product MAGTPFAGLSRREFLARVGAVGGGALLTSWAGPIIDRAYASADPAGTGSLDDIEHVVLFMQENRSFDHYFGTYSGVRGFGEKSAAWKQRGWAPGVGPTSRGHTLPFRLDTRNDANLDGECINDPDHSWEGMHRSWNGGRNDGWLPMSIESVGPANAPALMGYYEREDIPVHRSLAEAFTLCDNYHCSVLGPTDPNRLYWMSASIDPTGAHGGPLLETPTLIPKFVYSWRTMPENLRDAGVSWKIYNNRDLGPVSSVVLDGMMGCFKQAQNPGSELARRGIAPTYPNDFAADVAADRLPKVSWVIPSAINCEHPALPAALGAVGIVELLNILTSNPAVWEKTALIISYDENGGFFDHVTPPTPPAGTAGEFVSVPDIAKVPSSKGIRGPIGLGYRVPCFVISPYSRGGLVASETFDHTSQLRLIERRFGVDVPNLTPWRRKTVGDMTSAFDFAHRPNAARPRFGDPVPGAQNALLGCGPNVAAGTLGRGRPYPVPPNHMPRQQPGTRRAPSGIV from the coding sequence ATGGCGGGTACGCCATTTGCAGGTCTGTCACGCCGCGAGTTCCTCGCCCGGGTGGGTGCGGTCGGAGGTGGCGCCCTCCTGACCTCCTGGGCCGGGCCGATCATCGACCGGGCATACGCGTCGGCCGACCCAGCCGGTACGGGATCGCTCGACGACATCGAACACGTCGTCCTGTTCATGCAGGAGAACCGGTCGTTCGACCATTATTTCGGAACCTATTCCGGCGTACGAGGATTCGGTGAGAAGTCGGCGGCCTGGAAGCAGCGCGGCTGGGCACCGGGCGTCGGACCGACCAGCCGCGGCCACACCCTGCCGTTCCGGCTCGACACCCGCAACGATGCGAACCTCGACGGCGAGTGCATCAACGATCCCGACCACTCGTGGGAAGGTATGCACCGGTCGTGGAACGGCGGACGCAACGACGGTTGGCTGCCGATGTCGATCGAGTCGGTCGGGCCGGCCAACGCCCCCGCCCTGATGGGCTACTACGAGCGGGAGGACATCCCCGTCCACAGATCCCTCGCCGAGGCGTTCACGCTGTGCGACAACTATCACTGCTCGGTCCTCGGGCCCACCGATCCCAACCGCCTCTACTGGATGAGTGCGAGCATCGACCCGACGGGCGCCCACGGCGGCCCGCTTCTCGAAACCCCCACGCTGATACCGAAGTTCGTCTACTCCTGGCGCACCATGCCGGAGAACCTGCGCGACGCCGGGGTGAGCTGGAAGATCTACAACAACCGGGATCTCGGACCGGTGTCGTCGGTCGTCCTGGACGGGATGATGGGGTGCTTCAAACAGGCGCAGAACCCGGGCTCGGAACTGGCCCGACGTGGCATCGCGCCGACCTACCCCAACGACTTCGCCGCCGACGTGGCGGCCGATCGGCTGCCGAAGGTCTCCTGGGTGATCCCGTCGGCGATCAACTGTGAGCACCCGGCCCTCCCCGCCGCCCTCGGAGCGGTGGGGATCGTCGAACTCCTCAACATCCTCACCTCCAACCCGGCGGTGTGGGAGAAGACGGCTCTCATCATCTCCTACGACGAGAACGGCGGCTTCTTCGATCACGTCACCCCGCCCACGCCGCCTGCGGGTACCGCGGGCGAGTTCGTCAGCGTGCCCGACATCGCGAAGGTGCCGTCGTCGAAGGGCATTCGCGGTCCGATCGGGCTCGGCTACCGGGTCCCGTGTTTCGTGATCTCGCCATACAGCCGAGGCGGTCTGGTGGCATCGGAGACCTTCGACCACACGTCACAACTCCGATTGATCGAGCGGCGCTTCGGCGTCGACGTCCCCAATCTGACGCCCTGGCGCCGGAAGACCGTGGGTGACATGACGTCCGCATTCGACTTCGCCCACCGGCCCAACGCGGCTCGTCCGCGATTCGGTGACCCGGTTCCCGGCGCCCAGAACGCGCTGCTCGGCTGCGGGCCGAACGTCGCCGCAGGCACTCTCGGACGTGGGCGCCCCTATCCGGTTCCGCCCAACCACATGCCCCGGCAGCAGCCCGGGACCAGAAGGGCACCCAGCGGGATCGTCTGA